The DNA segment ATATATGGCACAATTCTGTAGATTTCAACTACAAGGATCAGCCACTTCCCACTACCACACCAGGCCATTTGACCATTTTTCTTTATCTAAGATTAGTTATTTCCACACAGTATcatacaaaaaagaaaaaaaaatgcatcTTACACAAATATATAGGCAACTAAAACCATCTTCATTGAGTTCCACATAACTTACAGTTTCAAAATTTATAGGGTCCATTTCTTCGAGCTTTTTCACATGACTTGTGGTGTCTGGATCAAAGACACTCCCAATGAAACTATATACTTCAGCAAAATCTGGTAAACCTGCAAACCATCAATGGGACATGAAATGGAACCCTTTTTCTTGTTACAAGGTGTGTGGAGAGCATATGATAGTAGTCTAGAAGATTACCATGAAGCACAGGAGCCTGTTTCCCTTGTTTTGGTATCTCAGAACTTGGCCATGTTCTACTTAAGGTCCCCAGGCCACTAACATTATTGTTACTTATCCATGCTTTCCCCTTTGATCCAATATCAGCTGAATCAGTAATGTTGTATGGCATAAGAAGTGTTGGAAAGTTCCCTCCACTAAAGATAGTCTACTAATACAATAAcaagaaaataacaaaataaagaaGTATGCGTGCCTTCAGCTCCATGAAGACTGTTAAATTCATCTTGCAATGACATGATTTTGCTGCTTGTGATATTTATTAACATGGAAGCGTCATCCCATGGAGCATATCCAGGTGCAAGTGTATTCACAGAAGAAGGGTAAGTCAGGGATGCTGGGAGTGGCACTAAAACTGCAACATCAAGATACAACATGTTGGGCTCTCAGCCACAATTCTCTAAAGGTAAAATTGAATGCAACATCATATTTAATGAAAGAGACTAACCATTTTTGGATGCCTTCTGTGGATAAGGATAAGCAGCTTTACGCTTAGGACGAGGAGGAGGCACATGTGCAGTTGTCCCATTCTTTTGGACCTTCAAAAAGTATTTCTGTGCATGACTCCGAATCTAAGAAGGCAAATAATCAGTTAAAGTCCTCCCAAAATGATAACCTGCAAAGAAGAAAATAATGCACTCAAACCTGAATCACTGTCTTCGAACCCACAAAATCTTCGATCTTTTTCCAGTCACGATCAAACCTTAATGAAAAGACAGGGAGCTACTATATTCAATATTCAGTTCCATAAGATTAATGTTCTAAAAATTAGAAGAAAGcatttaaattcattttattcAATATGCAAACAATGATAGAGTTAATGGAGGCCATGAACCAACCACACCCCACAGCAACCCGCCCCCACCAACCccaattttcttttttccttttcccctTTCAGCTGcatgaatttatttttattagtgaAAAATTTATGTGATCATTTAAATATAAAGTACCCCCCATCAGGTAGACGGCTATCATTTAAGCCCTCATAGATACaaatcctatatatatatatatatatatatatatatatatatatatatatatatatatatatatatatattagttatttTATATGCTTACGTGTTTAATATAGATTGGAAATtgcatttatcaaaattttttgaAATGCTTCAACAATTTCCTGGCCCTGTCACTTCAACTCCATAACTATTGAACTAAAAATATGGGCAAGAAAGAAACAACAATGCAGTAATCATACAACGGAGAATTAAAAATAGTCTGTAATTTTAGTCAAAATCAAGTCTCAGTTAACTCAAAATGGTTACTAAGTGTGCCATAATTTGCcacatataaaattttttaagcaaCTGTTGAAGTCCTGGACCTTCCAATTGATTGAAATTTGAGAAGTATATCTAATGCCCAAAATTTTCAAATCATAATCCATCCGCTAGCACACAGCTTTACACATACATATAaaccaaggagagagagagagagagagagagagagagacagagagaaagAAGAAAACGATGATGCAAACAAACAAACACAACAGGATTTTGCAGCTTAAAGGAAATCAAAATCACTTAGAAAACAAGAATCATATCATCGAAGCACCTAAGGTAATTCAAGACTATAATTTTCGCTAATGGTCAATTTACTCTTAGGGAAAATGAGGGGAAAATCGAATTGaacagtgagagagagagagagagagtgagtatGAGGACCGTACCGCTGAAGAGCTTCGAGGAACTTGTCGTGCTCTTCTTCGGTCCAGCTCTCTCGGGACTTGGTGATGGTATAGGGCTTCCTCACCTTCTTGCCTGAGCCATCAGAGGTAGGCGGCGCCGTTGATGTCTTGGTCGTTGTAGATGATGATGCGGCCATCGATTGCGGCGGTTGAGTAGGAGGAGGCAGCTTCGCTGATGATGAGGATGAGTTGGTGTTGATCATTTCCCTCCTGCTGCTCTATTTCCAAAGCAAAGCATAGATTTCTGTACCATGTATAGAGAGAAAGGGTTGTGTCTGTAAGCTTGTGAGTGAGCGTGAGGGCATGGAAAATGGCCAAGTTTTCCTGGTGGGTTGGGCAAGTGTGGGGGTCCTGGGGGAGACTGGCCAGTGATCTGAAACCTTTCAATTAATCGCCCCCCCACACTTCCTCGACTACGCCGATTTTGTGATCTCGATTTCATCTTTGGCCAAGAAATTTTTGAATACAAACTTGTTTTGTTATTTATTAGTAATTCTTATCCGTACTGCATgtatatattcatttaattaataattattattttaattaaaaatataataaattttacttaaatatatatatagataattttatatttattaaatatttatacaaattgaagttagataaatttttaaatttaaaaaataatcaaatttttataaatgttgaatgtattttttaaatatattaaatatattttataatttatttattatattacataaaataattttctttatacTCGAtctgattttatttatttatgcagAAACACTCTAAATATTTTTTCTCAATTACTAATTTTACAAATTTATCTCAACATAAAATATTAGTtttatgaatttaatttaaaGTTTTGAAAACATAttactttaaaattttatataaatatctctaaatgaagtgtttcaataaatacaataatgaaattgaaaatttagtaaaaaaaaaaaaaaagattcctCCTCATCTGCCATTTCATCCCTGATAGGAACTTGGATTTCAAGGCCGCCACGCGAAGATTCAGCCGTTTTCCATTCTTTGACAGCGGCACCGATGTTTTGGAAAATAGAGTGGCAAATCGCCAAGCTGAAATGCAAGTGGGCCCATGAAAGATTGCGAAAGCCACGTATTAATGCTTCCACAGCCCTAGTACCTGGCGTGAAGATTGGTGGCCAGCATTTAATCCTGCTGCTTCTGGATCCAACGGCTGAAAGTTGATATTTGGTATCAAGCGGATGGTAACAAGCGGAGAATAGTTAGTTAGTGGCCTAAAGCCTTTCCCTCCTAAACTTTTCCACTATCAGACATCAAGAGACACGTGGTGCACTGATTACCACTGGTGGGGAGAAGCAAGAGAAGCGGAACATGTGATTAGTTTGGCTTGCCAAATCTCGTGCCCTGCACATCTTAGTACCACAATTCGCTAACATAGCCAATAAAAACCATGGATTATAACAACTTGAGTTTTTGCTGTTATTTAAAACTCTAATAAAATAAGTtcgaaataaatttaaaataaaaaatattattcataatggttcaaattttatatgtttaatatttattattaaaatttatttatataaatatttaattaaatataaaatatatattttttataatataaaatatatattttttataataaaaaataaattttactcaATAATTATCAAGTGATTATAATTTTAAAGGTCTACTTACTTATACAATActaatcttatttatttatttgttatttcgGATACCAACATGTAAtatgtatcatataattattcCTCGATGAATACGGATATGAGGTTCGGGCTCGCAAATAACCACGTGTCATCGGATGAGAAGAGATGGCAGAATCTGACTATCTGAGACTCAATGTTCTGTGGATTTGGGATAAGAGAGTTCCCAAAATCCATTGGCTGAGGTGCTCTCACTCCACTGCTGCCATCAAACCAGTGGGGCTTTCTTCGCTCAAATCTTTCTTTGGATGCAAATGGATATTC comes from the Hevea brasiliensis isolate MT/VB/25A 57/8 chromosome 5, ASM3005281v1, whole genome shotgun sequence genome and includes:
- the LOC110632136 gene encoding protein REVEILLE 8 isoform X1, coding for MINTNSSSSSAKLPPPTQPPQSMAASSSTTTKTSTAPPTSDGSGKKVRKPYTITKSRESWTEEEHDKFLEALQRFDRDWKKIEDFVGSKTVIQIRSHAQKYFLKVQKNGTTAHVPPPRPKRKAAYPYPQKASKNVLVPLPASLTYPSSVNTLAPGYAPWDDASMLINITSSKIMSLQDEFNSLHGAEADIGSKGKAWISNNNVSGLGTLSRTWPSSEIPKQGKQAPVLHGLPDFAEVYSFIGSVFDPDTTSHVKKLEEMDPINFETVLLLMRNLTVNLSSPDFEPIGKVFSSCDINTRTVGVTAKNQTNDTSS
- the LOC110632136 gene encoding protein REVEILLE 8 isoform X2, with the protein product MAQARRFDRDWKKIEDFVGSKTVIQIRSHAQKYFLKVQKNGTTAHVPPPRPKRKAAYPYPQKASKNVLVPLPASLTYPSSVNTLAPGYAPWDDASMLINITSSKIMSLQDEFNSLHGAEADIGSKGKAWISNNNVSGLGTLSRTWPSSEIPKQGKQAPVLHGLPDFAEVYSFIGSVFDPDTTSHVKKLEEMDPINFETVLLLMRNLTVNLSSPDFEPIGKVFSSCDINTRTVGVTAKNQTNDTSS